CGCCGCGCAAGCTCTACCGCAGCAGCGACGGACGCTGGCTGGGTGGCGTGGCGCGGGGGCTCGCCGGGCATCTCGGGCTGCCCGTCGTGTGGGTGCGGCTCGTCTTCGTCGGCCTGTTCATGGCGGACGGCCTCGGCGCCCTGCTCTACGCGGCCTTCTGGTTCTTCGTGCCGCTCGGTGTCGGCGGTGTCGGCGACCAGAAGCCCCCCTCCCTCGTCGCCACCGAGACCGCGCCCGACGGCCGCCGCCGGCTGGTCGCCCGCAGACCCGACAAGGGCCAGATCGTCGCCCTGCTCCTCATGGTCGTCGTCGCCATGGTCTTCGTGGGCAATGTGAATCTGGGCAGTGGCGCCAAGGCCTATCTGCTGCCCGCCGTCCTCGTCGGCGCGGGCGTCGCCCTCGTCTGGCGTCAGGCGGACAACGCCCGCCGGGCCCGCTGGGTCGAGGTCGGCCGCAGACGCCGGACGCTCACGCTGCTGCGCGCCGGCGCCGGGGTCCTCCTCGTCACCGCCGGCGTCTCGGGCATCTTCGTCCTGCAGGGCTCCGCCGCCCACCTCGGCTCCGTCCTGCAGGCGGCCCTCGCCGTCCTGGTCGGCATCACGCTTCTCGCCGGCCCCTACCTGGTCCGGATGACCCAGGACCTCTCCGAGGAGCGCCTGATGCGCATCAGGGCCCAGGAGCGTGCGGAGGTCGCCGCCCATGTCCACGACTCGGTGCTGCACACCCTGACCCTGATCCAGCGAAACGCGGAGAACGCGGGCGAGGTGCGCCGCCTCGCCCGGGCCCAGGAGCGCGACCTGCGTACCTGGCTCTACAAACCCGAGGGCACCGGCAAGGATGAGGAGGACGAGCCGACCACGGTCGCCGACGCGGTGCGTCGCAGCGCCGCCGAGGTCGAGGACAAGCACGGCGTGCCGATCGAGGTCGTGGTCGTGGGCGACTGCCCGCTCGACGACCGGGTCGGGGCACAGATGCAGGCCGCGCGCGAGGCGATGGTGAACGCCGCCAAGTACGGTGGCGAGGGCGGCGCGGTACAGGTCTACGCCGAAGTCGAGGGCAGGACGGTCTTCGTGTCCGTCCGGGACCGCGGCCCCGGCTTCGACCTCGACTCGATACCCGCCGACCGCATGGGCGTCAGAGAATCGATCATCGGCCGCATGGAGCGCCACGGCGGCACGGCGCGGCTGCGGGCGGTCCCGGGCGGCGGCACGGAGGTCGAGCTGGAGATGGAGAGGGCGGAGAAGACGTCATGAGCGACCCGACGGACACGAACGGCACGAGCGGGACGAGCGGGACGAACAGTGCGGCGGGAGCGGCCGGTTCGGCCGAGGTCGGCCACGGCGAGGGCGCGAGCGGGCGACATGTGCGCGTGGTCCTCGTCGACGACCACCGTATGTTCCGCACAGGGGTGCAGGCCGAGATCGGCCAGACCGAGCAGACGGGCGTCGAGGTCGTCGGCGAGGCCGCGGACGTCGACCAGGCGGTCACGGTCATCACCGCGACCCGGCCCGAGGTGGTGCTCCTCGACGTCCATCTGCCGGGCGGCGGCGGGGTCGAGGTGCTGCGCCGCTGTGCCGCGTTGATGTCCGACGCCGAACAGCCGGTGCGCTTCCTCGCCCTGTCCGTGTCGGACGCGGCGGAGGACGTGATCGGGGTGATCCGCGGCGGCGCCCGGGGCTATGTCACCAAGACGATCACCGGCACCGATCTGGTCGCCTCCGTCTTCCGCGTCCAGGAGGGCGACGCCGTCTTCTCCCCGCGGCTGGCCGGATTCGTCCTCGACGCCTTCGCCTCCACGGACGCCCCGCCGGTCGACGAGGACCTGGACCGCCTCACCCAGCGCGAGCGCGAGGTCCTGCGCCTCATCGCCCGGGGGTACGCCTACAAGGAGATCGCCAAGCAGCTCTTCATCTCCGTGAAGACGGTCGAGTCCCATGTCTCGGCGGTCCTCAGGAAGCTCCAGCTGTCCAACCGCCACGAGCTGACACGGTGGGCGACGGCACGCCGCCTGGTGTGAGCGGGAGCCGCCTGGTGTGACCGGACGGCGCGATCGGGACGGGGGAGTCGCGCTGCCGCCTCCGGTGGCCGGGGCCCTTCGGCCCTTCACACCACCCGCGTCGCCCCCGCGAACGGCATCTCGTCGATCGGCGCCACGCGTACCGGGGCCGACGGGTTGGGGGCGTGGATCATCTGGCCGTTTCCGATGTAGAGGCCGACGTGGGAGATGCCCGAGTAGAAGAACACCAGGTCGCCCGGGAGGAGTTCGGAGCGGGAGACGCGCTGTCCGGCGCCGATCTGGGCGTACGTCGTGCGGGGCAGGGAGACGCCGGCGGAGCGGTACGCGGCCAGCATGAGCCCCGAGCAGTCGAAGGCGTCCGGGCCGGTCGCCCCCCACACATAGGGGCTGCCCAGCTTGGAGTAGGCGAAGGAGACGGCGGCCGCCGCACGGGAGTTGGGGGCGTCGGCGCCGGAAGAGCCGGGTGTCCGGAGGCTGTCGCGCGCTCCGGTCCCGGCCGCCCGTGACGCGCGGTCACCCGTGCCGCCGCCGTACGCACCGCCGCCTGTGCCCTCCCCGATGCGGGCGCGTTGCGCCGCCGTCAGCTGGGACAGCAGACGGCGGGCTGCGTCGAGCTTGCCGGTGATGGTCTTCTTGTGGGTTCTCAGCTCGGCCTGGCGCGTTTTGAGGGAGGTCAGCTCGACGCGCGCGGCGCCGCGCAGCTGTTCGATCTCCCGCAGCTGGCCGCGGACCTCGGCGACGGCGGCCGACTGCCGGTCGCCGGCCCGTTCGGCGAAGGCGGCGCCGTCGAGGTACTGGTCGGGGTCGTCGGAGAGCGCCAGCTGCACGGCCGGGTCGAGGCCGCCGCTGCGGTACTGCGCCGCCGCCATCGAACCCAGCGCCTCCCGAGCCGAGTTGAGCCGTTCCTCCTTGCGCGCCGCCTCGTCCCGGAGAGTCTCCAGACGCTGCTCGGCCGCCGTCGCCTTCGCCTGCGCGCCGTTGTACCTCTCCGTCGCCTCCTCCGCCTCCCGGTACAGCTTGTCCACCTTGGCCTTGACCTGGTCCGGTGTCAGATTCGGCTCGGCGTGGCCGGTGCCGTCGAAGGCGGTCGCCGTCGCCACGCCCGCGAGGGCGAGCGTGGCCGCCGTCCGGGCCGTCTGGCCGCCGAGCGAGCGCTGTCGGGGCTTGCGGTGCGCTGCCACGTGGGACTGCACGTCCTTTCGTACGACCGCCTCGTCCGCACGGCCGCCGCGGCGGCCGCGGGCTGTCAGCGAGCCCGCGGCCGTCGGCGGGGGAGCGGACGGACGGCCGCGGGGAGCGGCTGACGCGTCCGACGGCGGCCCGCACAGGGGGAGCGGGGCCGCCGCCGGACTTCTCGGCGGTGGTGGCCGACTGCCGCCCCTGGCCCGGGCGGCGGTGGGGAGCCGGTCACCTGGGGGAGGACGCTAGGCCCGTAGGTGTCGGGTGGGTAACGCGATGTGCGGAAGTGGCGTGAGCGGACTGTCGGGTGACCGTATGTGTCCGAGAATCCGGGCCGGGCGCGTCGGGTTCACGCGGCGCGCTGACCGAAGGGGTGAATCCGGGACATCGTGGAGCGGCCGGGTGCTATGGGACGCATATATGCAAGTCCGGTATCGCGGGCCCGGTCACCCGGGGAGGGGCCGGTGTCCGGAGGCTCCGGTGCGGCTGACTAGCATCCGGCTCATGGACGTACTCATCCATCTCTTCGTCGGCCTGCACATCGTCGGCATCGCCGCGCTCCTGGGCGGCTTCCTCACCCAGCTGAAGGCGATGGGTCAGGGCACGGCGCGCTTCGTGCCCGCGATGCTGCACGGCGCGGCGACGATGCTGGTCACCGGCGTGATCCTGGTCGGTCTCAACCAGGCGGACGACCAGCATGTCAACAACATCAAGATCGGCGTGAAGCTGGCCCTGCTGATCGTGATCCTCGGCCTCGTCTATGTGAAGCGGGACGACGAGAAGGTGGAGAAGCCCCTGTTCGGCCTGGTCGGGCTGCTGACCGTGGTGAACATCTTCATCGCGGTGCTCTGGACCTGACGGACGCGCCGCCTTCGCCGCCCCGGACCGCCGCGAGCGCCCCGACGGCGACCGTCAGCCACGCCGCCACCGCGACCCACAGCAGCACCCGCCCCGGCCCCTTCAGCCATGGCACGTCGACGGCCGCGGCCACGGAGAGCGTCGCCGTCGCCGTCATCCCCATCGGGAACACGGTCGCCCAGCGGCACACGTCGTAGTACGGCCGCGGCCACCGCACCTCGGCGGCCAGGAGGACGGCGTAACAGACCAGGTCGAGCACCAGCAGTGCGACGGTCACCGAGCGCAGGACGCCCCGGTCGTCGGCGTTCCACAGGTACAGGCCCCCGCCCTCGGCGTCGAGTAGCGTCGCCCCGGCGAG
This window of the Streptomyces sp. NBC_01275 genome carries:
- a CDS encoding ATP-binding protein; the encoded protein is MPEAATTPLVEPRPPRKLYRSSDGRWLGGVARGLAGHLGLPVVWVRLVFVGLFMADGLGALLYAAFWFFVPLGVGGVGDQKPPSLVATETAPDGRRRLVARRPDKGQIVALLLMVVVAMVFVGNVNLGSGAKAYLLPAVLVGAGVALVWRQADNARRARWVEVGRRRRTLTLLRAGAGVLLVTAGVSGIFVLQGSAAHLGSVLQAALAVLVGITLLAGPYLVRMTQDLSEERLMRIRAQERAEVAAHVHDSVLHTLTLIQRNAENAGEVRRLARAQERDLRTWLYKPEGTGKDEEDEPTTVADAVRRSAAEVEDKHGVPIEVVVVGDCPLDDRVGAQMQAAREAMVNAAKYGGEGGAVQVYAEVEGRTVFVSVRDRGPGFDLDSIPADRMGVRESIIGRMERHGGTARLRAVPGGGTEVELEMERAEKTS
- a CDS encoding response regulator transcription factor, whose protein sequence is MSDPTDTNGTSGTSGTNSAAGAAGSAEVGHGEGASGRHVRVVLVDDHRMFRTGVQAEIGQTEQTGVEVVGEAADVDQAVTVITATRPEVVLLDVHLPGGGGVEVLRRCAALMSDAEQPVRFLALSVSDAAEDVIGVIRGGARGYVTKTITGTDLVASVFRVQEGDAVFSPRLAGFVLDAFASTDAPPVDEDLDRLTQREREVLRLIARGYAYKEIAKQLFISVKTVESHVSAVLRKLQLSNRHELTRWATARRLV
- a CDS encoding C40 family peptidase; translated protein: MAAHRKPRQRSLGGQTARTAATLALAGVATATAFDGTGHAEPNLTPDQVKAKVDKLYREAEEATERYNGAQAKATAAEQRLETLRDEAARKEERLNSAREALGSMAAAQYRSGGLDPAVQLALSDDPDQYLDGAAFAERAGDRQSAAVAEVRGQLREIEQLRGAARVELTSLKTRQAELRTHKKTITGKLDAARRLLSQLTAAQRARIGEGTGGGAYGGGTGDRASRAAGTGARDSLRTPGSSGADAPNSRAAAAVSFAYSKLGSPYVWGATGPDAFDCSGLMLAAYRSAGVSLPRTTYAQIGAGQRVSRSELLPGDLVFFYSGISHVGLYIGNGQMIHAPNPSAPVRVAPIDEMPFAGATRVV